GCTTCGGGTGTGTGTTTCACTGTAAAAACCGCATACTTTCCTCCGGCAAATTCGCCATGCTCTACATTGTCCCCTGCCGGAAAGGGCTTATCGGCAAGGATAAGGCAAGCATCATAACGACAATTCTCAGGCGGGGTTGTTTGGGGATTATCGTGGGCAATGCCCAAAATCACTGTTTTACGGTTCAATAGGTTATTGGCTTTCGCCCAATGTTTGAGTTTTTCCATGGTCTGGATATTTTGCACGCCATAAGCTCCTGTTTGCCGTATATAGGCAATAGGGCATGAGGGGATGGTTTCAATATGCATGTTCATTGTCTTGTAACCTCTTTTATAGGATTGTGACCGGTCCTTGTTTACCATATAATTGTTTAAAATGAAATGCAACTAAAAAATATAAAGGGTTTATATGGACCGCCTGGTACTGGTAAGAAATTTGCTATGTTTTATTTTCTTTGCTAAAAAAGATACGTTATATTATTTAACATGAACAAAAATTTGAAAGGGTGATTGCAATGCAACAGATAAAATTTGAGATAGAGGGCATCCCAGCAGTTGAATGGGGAGAGAAGAAAGAGCATGTGTTTATTGCCGTGCACGGAAATATGTCCAATAAGGAAGATACGGTTATTAAATTACTTGCAGAAAAGGCTGTTGAAAAAGATTATCAGGTATTAAGTTTTGATTTACCACAGCATGGTGAACGGGAAAAAATAGATATTCCTTGTAAAGTACAAATTTGTGTAAATGACCTTATTGCTATTATGCAGTATGCAAAACAACATTGGAAAAACATAAGTCTGTTTGCTTGCAGTATGGGGGCGTACTTCAGCCTTTTGGCATATAAAGAAGAATCGTTAGAACAATGTATCTTCTTATCTCCTGTTGTGGATATGGGGCGTATCATTAGCAATATGATGATGTGGTTCAATGTAACTCCAGAGCGTTTGCAAAAAGAACAGGAAATAGAAACTCCGATAGGTCAAATTCTTTATTGGGATTATTATTGCTATGTAAATCAACATCCAGTAGATACATGGAATGTTCCCACTGTAGTTCTTTATGGTGCTAAAGATGATTTGTGCGAATATGAAACAATTGGAAATTTTGTTAAACGATTTCAATGTCAGTTAGAAGTTATGCAACAAGGTGAGCATTTTTTTCATACTAGCGAACAGTTAAATGTATTTCAGAGTTGGTTAAAAAAGTATATTGTTTAGCAAATTCCAATTTCTGTGCATATCACAGTAAATCTGTCACACTTACCTATTAAGTAGTAAGTATTGTAACTGGCAGTTATGGGATTAGTGTGTTTTCTGAATGCAGGGACGGAAAATACGCTTTTTTACCCCAAGGGGTAAACTTTTTGGTGCATTTAAATTCGCATGGTGGAGGATGAGAGGGCCAGGGCTGATACCGTCCTCTGTCGGATAGGGTTTATCAGCGAGGAGGAGGCAGGCGTCAACGTTTCAGTTTTTCCATGGTCTGGATATTTTTCTTGCCATAAGCTCCTGTTTGCCGTATATAGGCAATAGAGCAGGAGGGGAGAGTTTCAATATGCATGTTCATTGTCTGGTATCCTCTTTCATTGCATTGTGACAGGTCTTGTTAACCATATAATGCTTTAAAATAAAATGCAACTTAAGGTACCTTGACAAAAGTTTCTGGCAGCAGTACTATATAGTGCATATACACGAATTACTTAGAAATGAGAGGCAAATATGAGCGAAACTCCATGTAATTGTATGAAGCTGCGCAGGGCTTCTTTAGCGATTACTAAACTCTACGACCAATATCTTCAGCCTGCTGGTTTGACAGTTAGTCAGTATTCGATCATGCAAAGCATTCGCCGGTCAGCACCCGTTTCCGTAAGCGAGCTTGCGGCTAAAACGCAGTTGGATAGAACGACTATGGTGCGAAATCTGCACCCTCTCGAAAAACAGGGTATTGTTTTGGATGTCTCAAAACCGGGTACTCGAAACCGCCAGTTGACTTTATCAAAATACGGTGAGGACAAATTAAAATCTGCAGAATTATTGTGGCTGCAGGCGCAGGAGAATGTTAAGACTGCACTGGGAGAATCTGACCTGGCGACTCTTGCTCAATTGCTTCTAAAAGTTGAATCGTTGCATGTATCGGAATCGGAGTAGAGGACTCACTGCGAGGAGTTCGTGCTTTTAGCAAAATCGTGTATATACACTATTAAATGAAGAGGACTGATTGAATGGAAGGCATGGGAATAGCACAAGTAATACGAGATAAGGCTTATGACCTGGGATACGCCGGCTGTGGAATCATTTCCTTAGAGAGACTGCATGGATATGCTGAGAAGTTGGAAGAACGAGTCCGGAAAGTTCCCGAGTCTGCCGGATTTTACGCAACACAGAGACGTCTTATTGATCCGAGAAAACAGTTTCCCTGGGCAAAATCTGTTGTGGTTGTGGCGGAAAGATATGGGACATATAAAATACCCCGGGAGTTAAAAGGACGTATCGGGAGACCCTACCTGTTTGACGGCCGCGTTGATGCACACAGCAAAGAATTTAAAGCAGGGCTGCAGATGGAGTCATTGATGCACTCCCTCGGTTTGAAATTTGCATCCGAACGGAAATTCGGCCTGGTGGGTCTGCGCTGGGCTGCCCTGCAAGCCGGAATCGGACGGATTCGCAGGAATAACTTTTTTTACACAAAATACGGCTCATGGGTTACCTTGTATGCCTGGCTGACGGATCAGGATATGGAATGCACAGAAGCGGCTGATCTGCCTGAATGTCCAACTTCATGTGACCGATGTATAAAAGCCTGCCCGACAGGTTCCCTCTCTGCTCCGTATACCATGTCCCCAATGGCATGCGTTTCGTTTCTTACAACGTTTGGCGGGCGCAATCTCCCGGAGGAACCGCTCCGCAGTAAATTCGGAAATTGTATTTACGGGTGCGATATTTGCCAGGAAGTCTGCCCCATGAACAAAGGAAAATGGGAAGAGAGCGAGGAGTTTCCCGGTCTTTCCCAGCTGGCCCCTTTCCTTACACCGGAAAAAATCATGGAAATGGACGATGAATTTTACAAAGATTTCGTACAGCCCAAGTTTTTCTATTTAAAACCGGATGAGCTTTGGAAATGGAAAGTGGATACCCTTTGTTTTATGCACAACCAATATCAGGAAGCCTATGAACCTTATATTCTTGAAGCCTGTCATAGTCCCCATGAAAAAATACGTGAGATGGCAAAGAGCATCTGTCAGGAACGATAGGCTCTAAAGCATGAATGTTTCAGGTCTCGGGAAAGGCCTTCCCAAGGATCTCATTATAAAACCAATGCCAATACGCCGAAAACCTGGGATGATTAGAGTATGACGCTTATCTGAATCCGAATTGGGCAAACTAATCCTTAAGCATTTTGTGCCGACAATTATAGTAAATAAAATGATAGACCAGGCATATGAGCCTGGTCAGATTATTATTTATGATTTTCAAATTTAATAAGTTTGCAATTTACATTCTCTATTTAGATGCAATTAATTGTGGTTTAATGACGGGTTTCTCTAATTCATAATCATCTTTACTTAAAATTCTCCCAATCAAATCTCGATTAGTTAACAGGTTGATTAAGATATTCTCCTCTTTAGTTTTCTTAATGTGGGCATCTGTGAGAATATTAAGGGGGCGGTAAACAGGGCTATCTTCGATTTTTAATGTTTTAAAAATTTTTCGATCACTTTCTTTGCTAACAGTTAACGAGGAAATAATGGTTATACCTAGTCCTGCAGCTACTGCATGTTTGATTGCTTGAGTACTTCCTAACTCCATTGCTATATTTAATCGCGCAGGATCAAGTCCGCTCTGTTTTAGCATAATCTCCATCACCTTAC
This Desulfosporosinus orientis DSM 765 DNA region includes the following protein-coding sequences:
- a CDS encoding AraC family transcriptional regulator, which produces MNMHIETIPSCPIAYIRQTGAYGVQNIQTMEKLKHWAKANNLLNRKTVILGIAHDNPQTTPPENCRYDACLILADKPFPAGDNVEHGEFAGGKYAVFTVKHTPEAIEKAWAEIFVLLSAKGSLPDTTRPIMERYAAKQVERHLCEICVPIG
- a CDS encoding alpha/beta hydrolase, with the protein product MQQIKFEIEGIPAVEWGEKKEHVFIAVHGNMSNKEDTVIKLLAEKAVEKDYQVLSFDLPQHGEREKIDIPCKVQICVNDLIAIMQYAKQHWKNISLFACSMGAYFSLLAYKEESLEQCIFLSPVVDMGRIISNMMMWFNVTPERLQKEQEIETPIGQILYWDYYCYVNQHPVDTWNVPTVVLYGAKDDLCEYETIGNFVKRFQCQLEVMQQGEHFFHTSEQLNVFQSWLKKYIV
- a CDS encoding MarR family winged helix-turn-helix transcriptional regulator; this translates as MSETPCNCMKLRRASLAITKLYDQYLQPAGLTVSQYSIMQSIRRSAPVSVSELAAKTQLDRTTMVRNLHPLEKQGIVLDVSKPGTRNRQLTLSKYGEDKLKSAELLWLQAQENVKTALGESDLATLAQLLLKVESLHVSESE
- a CDS encoding epoxyqueuosine reductase, whose amino-acid sequence is MEGMGIAQVIRDKAYDLGYAGCGIISLERLHGYAEKLEERVRKVPESAGFYATQRRLIDPRKQFPWAKSVVVVAERYGTYKIPRELKGRIGRPYLFDGRVDAHSKEFKAGLQMESLMHSLGLKFASERKFGLVGLRWAALQAGIGRIRRNNFFYTKYGSWVTLYAWLTDQDMECTEAADLPECPTSCDRCIKACPTGSLSAPYTMSPMACVSFLTTFGGRNLPEEPLRSKFGNCIYGCDICQEVCPMNKGKWEESEEFPGLSQLAPFLTPEKIMEMDDEFYKDFVQPKFFYLKPDELWKWKVDTLCFMHNQYQEAYEPYILEACHSPHEKIREMAKSICQER